One region of Paenibacillus polymyxa M1 genomic DNA includes:
- a CDS encoding organic hydroperoxide resistance protein, whose product MMTIQQKMYETTVKAVGGRNGYIESSSPELRLDIDTPKEMGGAGGTGTNPEQLFAAGYSACFDSALNMVARMQRVKHEGTEVTATVHFGKVEDGGFGIGVNLDVLVKGVDHETAVKLVEGAHEQCPYSRATRGNIEVKLNVL is encoded by the coding sequence ATGATGACCATTCAACAAAAAATGTATGAAACAACAGTAAAAGCAGTTGGTGGACGTAACGGTTATATCGAGTCTTCTTCCCCTGAACTTCGTTTAGATATTGATACTCCAAAAGAAATGGGTGGCGCCGGCGGTACAGGTACGAATCCAGAGCAGCTATTCGCAGCAGGCTATTCTGCTTGCTTTGACAGTGCTTTAAATATGGTCGCTCGCATGCAACGTGTTAAACATGAAGGTACCGAAGTCACAGCTACGGTCCATTTTGGCAAAGTCGAAGACGGCGGCTTCGGAATCGGAGTAAACCTCGACGTTCTGGTCAAAGGCGTTGATCATGAAACTGCGGTAAAACTGGTGGAAGGCGCACATGAACAATGTCCATACTCCCGCGCTACCCGCGGTAATATTGAAGTGAAGCTGAACGTTTTGTAA
- a CDS encoding YifB family Mg chelatase-like AAA ATPase, producing the protein MYGKLHGACLYGIDGVLIEVETDLSNGLPQTAIIGLPDSAIREAVERVRAAIKNCGFKYPSQRVTINLAPADLRKEGSSFDLAIALGLLTTSGQVVLPVGERTLFIGELALDGSIRPVNGVLSMVDLAKREGFDSVLLPQENASEARLIADIRIYAIRHLVDLIPVNDHAQATPDGQVTNQNCTASEQVIIHSYDHLPRAEHIPLCEQEALISNMEDYSDVLGQLHAKRALVIAAAGMHNILLMGPPGAGKTMLIRRLPSILPPLTEKESLEVTKVYSAAGKWKDSSPHLMHVRPFRAPHHTISAAGLVGGGGIPKPGEISLAHRGILFLDELPEFSRHVLEVLRQPLEDHHVTISRSRAVFKYPAHFLLAASLNPCHCGFFGNNTEHQRCTCSPAAVARYRSRISGPLLDRIDLQLEVSQPKDWREEKESLSSADMRKQVLAARVIQIRRYSKLPFSWNSELSGQMLRKYAVLEQNAAELLDQTMDALGLSMRAYDRILKLSRTIADLQESEKITTSHVAEAIQYRQMDRANSNFPEM; encoded by the coding sequence ATGTATGGAAAATTACATGGAGCTTGTCTATATGGGATAGATGGCGTTCTGATCGAAGTTGAGACTGATTTGTCCAATGGCTTGCCTCAGACCGCGATTATCGGATTACCGGATTCAGCGATTCGAGAGGCAGTAGAGCGTGTGAGAGCAGCAATCAAAAACTGCGGTTTCAAATATCCGTCCCAGCGTGTCACGATTAACTTAGCTCCTGCAGATTTGCGTAAGGAAGGCTCATCTTTCGATCTTGCTATCGCTTTAGGCTTGCTGACAACCAGTGGACAGGTTGTCTTACCAGTAGGGGAACGAACGCTGTTTATTGGCGAGCTGGCACTAGATGGCAGCATTCGTCCTGTAAATGGGGTGTTGTCTATGGTTGATCTGGCCAAGCGAGAAGGATTCGATTCCGTGCTGCTTCCTCAAGAAAACGCAAGCGAGGCTCGTCTAATTGCGGATATACGTATTTACGCTATACGCCATCTGGTGGATCTTATCCCGGTTAATGATCATGCACAAGCCACCCCGGACGGCCAAGTGACCAATCAAAATTGTACTGCCAGTGAACAAGTCATAATCCATTCCTATGACCATTTACCCCGAGCAGAGCATATACCGTTGTGTGAGCAAGAAGCGCTAATCAGTAATATGGAAGATTACAGCGATGTATTGGGTCAGCTACACGCCAAACGTGCGTTAGTTATCGCTGCAGCAGGAATGCATAATATTCTTCTTATGGGACCGCCGGGTGCTGGAAAAACGATGCTCATCCGCAGGTTGCCCTCGATCCTGCCGCCTTTGACTGAAAAGGAGTCGCTAGAAGTGACCAAGGTATACAGCGCAGCAGGAAAATGGAAGGACTCATCGCCCCATCTCATGCATGTTCGTCCCTTCCGTGCGCCTCATCATACGATCTCTGCTGCTGGATTGGTGGGCGGAGGAGGCATACCCAAACCAGGAGAAATCAGTCTTGCACACCGAGGGATTTTATTTCTCGATGAGCTGCCTGAGTTTAGCCGTCATGTACTAGAAGTGCTGCGGCAGCCTCTGGAAGACCACCATGTTACAATCAGTCGTTCACGTGCAGTGTTTAAGTATCCGGCGCATTTTTTACTTGCAGCTTCTTTGAATCCGTGTCACTGTGGCTTTTTCGGCAATAACACGGAACATCAGCGCTGTACCTGTTCACCTGCAGCAGTAGCTCGATACCGCTCACGTATTTCCGGTCCATTGCTGGATCGAATTGATCTTCAGCTTGAGGTATCACAACCGAAGGATTGGCGGGAGGAAAAAGAATCACTGTCGTCTGCTGATATGAGAAAGCAGGTGTTGGCTGCTCGAGTAATACAAATCCGCAGATACAGCAAGCTTCCTTTTTCATGGAATAGTGAGCTGTCCGGTCAGATGCTGCGTAAATATGCGGTTTTAGAACAAAATGCAGCGGAGTTGCTTGACCAGACGATGGATGCACTTGGTTTAAGCATGCGTGCGTATGATCGAATTCTCAAGCTGTCCCGCACCATTGCAGACTTACAGGAGTCAGAGAAAATTACGACTTCACATGTGGCTGAAGCTATTCAATACCGCCAGATGGATAGAGCAAATTCCAATTTTCCCGAAATGTAA
- a CDS encoding MarR family winged helix-turn-helix transcriptional regulator has product MENNSNEHAALKLDNQLCFAIYACSREITKLYQPYLEKLGVTYSQYLVLIVLWEREECTVKELGEALYLDSGTLTPLLKRLQNAGLIDRKRSTQDERKVLISLTTEGRALRDKALSVPGCIQEKTSMTHDQFGSLLLQFNDLLDRVHQANVQIEKS; this is encoded by the coding sequence ATGGAAAACAATTCTAATGAACACGCGGCGTTGAAACTTGATAATCAGTTATGCTTTGCCATATATGCATGCTCCAGAGAGATTACAAAGCTGTACCAGCCTTATCTAGAAAAGCTTGGTGTAACGTACTCACAATATTTGGTACTTATCGTGCTCTGGGAGCGTGAAGAGTGTACAGTGAAGGAATTGGGTGAGGCGTTATATTTGGATTCCGGCACACTAACTCCACTATTAAAGAGGTTGCAGAATGCCGGGCTGATCGATCGAAAGCGTTCCACTCAAGATGAGCGTAAGGTGCTGATTTCTTTAACGACAGAGGGAAGAGCGTTGCGGGATAAAGCCCTGTCTGTACCAGGATGCATACAGGAAAAAACAAGTATGACTCATGATCAATTTGGGTCGCTTCTGCTTCAGTTTAATGATCTGCTCGATCGTGTTCATCAAGCGAATGTACAAATTGAAAAATCATAA